Within the Desulfatiglans sp. genome, the region TACCATTTTGATTCTTGGACAGCACTGCTGGCAATAACCTGTTTTTTGAATACGCCGTTTTGTTAACTTAACTACTTGTTTTTACTTGATGCAATATCAAATTTTCATTTATCTTGGACAGCAATGACGCAAAATATACCCTCAAAACAAACGATGGGGCGCTTATCCAGGTGCAGAACCGTGTTTTAATGCACATGTCAAAGGACGGCACACCTCCCTATACACGGTCTGTGATAGACTTTGAGGCGCCTTCGGAAAGTAAACATGCATGGCTCAATCATGCTATTTTCCTGGGCACACTTACAATGCCTAAAAAGATGCCTAAGGACAATCCTTTTGTGATTATCAGTGTGTACAGGGTGAAATAACGCAGAGCGCAGAAGACAAAGCGCAAAGCGTAGTATATTCATCTCTTTCGCTATGCGCCATGCCCTATGCCTTTTTAAAACAGGAAGGAATATGAAAATATTATTTTTGTTTATAGTAAGTTTATTTCTTTCAACAAGTTCTTT harbors:
- a CDS encoding DUF3237 domain-containing protein, whose product is MDSNDAKYTLKTNDGALIQVQNRVLMHMSKDGTPPYTRSVIDFEAPSESKHAWLNHAIFLGTLTMPKKMPKDNPFVIISVYRVK